Part of the Anopheles coluzzii chromosome 3, AcolN3, whole genome shotgun sequence genome is shown below.
AAATGATTTTAGTGAATGAACTATAAACGGTTTGAGATACCATATTCTATGATGtatcaataaaaatacataataAAATACATACAAATCTCAAAccatatgaaaataaaattaaaatacagaAATAAATTAAGTCAAATGATTATTCTAACACATCAGCGCATTTTATTAACATTCCGAAAGACATTCCAAATCGATACGAATTACTTAACCCCACAGTGGCTTGTGTTCGTAGCCGACCGAGCTGCCGTACACAGTCGAATCGTGGTCGTACACCGTCGACGGAACCGTCTTGTGCACGTAGTGGGGCTCCTTCACGTACACCGGGTAAGACTTCTCGACCGGCACTGGGTATGGCTTGGCCACCTCAACCACCTGCTTGTGGTAGACTGGAACCTTCACCGGCACCTTCACCGGGACGGGATACGGACGGTCCACGTGCACTGGGACCTTCTTCTCGATGTACACCGGGACCTTCTTCTCAACCACGTACGGGACCTGCTTCTCCACATGCACTGGGACGGGGACCTTGACGGCGACCGGA
Proteins encoded:
- the LOC120956330 gene encoding zinc finger protein 512B-like, which produces MKVFIVLFAVLALALCDGETDANKKDKRGIVELSNGYDQYYGGYDGYYGNDYQHQVTNHVTVTKKVAVPYPVAVEKQVPVAVKVPVPVHVEKQVPYVVEKKVPVYIEKKVPVHVDRPYPVPVKVPVKVPVYHKQVVEVAKPYPVPVEKSYPVYVKEPHYVHKTVPSTVYDHDSTVYGSSVGYEHKPLWG